In the Armatimonadota bacterium genome, GAGCGACGAGCGCGGTCTGGCTGGTCGAAGCGACGGATATCGTCTGATCGGTCGGAGCGCCGGATATGGTCTGGCTGGCCGGAGGAATGTGCAGGGTCCGGCTGCCGCGGACAGCGGGCACGGTTTGGTCGGCGAGGGCCATGGTTGGAGCGAGCGGTGTCGCGGGGGCGTGCGCAAGCGCGGGGCTTCCCGGGCCTGTCAGGACCAGTAGCACGATCCAGAGGACCCCTAGCACGAGCACGGCGCAGGGCACGCCTCGCACGGTCCAGGGCACGCCGGCGCGCAACATGGGCAACTCCCTCCCCGTCACGGTCGGCCCTCCGGCGGCCTGTTGCGTCCAGCGTGCAGAGGATACGGTGGAAATACCATGGCGGGCAGGTGGGGAAAAGGTCCGGGTTTGGTTCCGGTACCATCTGGGCCCCGGGCACTCATGATGCATAGGTCAAAGATACTCAACCGGCGTAGCCCAGGGGACCTGAGGGTGACAAACGTAGGGGGGCATGGGGGAATCTCCACGTCCGCGAGCCCAGCACAGCCCTTTACGGCCGAGGGGGGTTGCGCCCAGGTGGTACTCTATGGGGCGGGTCCGGGACGTGATGGGGCCGGTTCGGATGTACTGTGCCCCGCAGCATGCCCTGCTGCGCGATCCATCTAACCTGGATCTACCGGAAGCCGCACCGTCTGGCCCGGCTTCTGCGGGGGTGCGTCTGGTGCGGTGCGTCCGGGTATTCGGGCATGAGAGATTGGGGAGTCGTGACGCTACCCGTACCTGGGGGCGCCGAACGCTGTTTCACTGAGGTGTAGTCTGACCGTCGCGTACTTTTCCATGGAAGTCGGTCTCGAGCCCGGCATGCCGACCTACAGCGGCGGCCTGGGGGTGCTGGCCGGCGATACCTTGCGGGCCGCGGCCGACCGGGGGCTGCCCATGGTGGGCCTGACCCTGCTCCACCGGGGCGGGTACTTCCGCCAAGTACTCGACGAGCACGGGCATCAGTCCGAGCTGCCGGTCAGTTGGGAGCCCGAGGCCTACATGCGGCCGCTGCCTACCACGGTCACGGTGACGATCGAGGGCCGGCCCGTGCAGGTGCAGCCGTGGCGCTACCTGGTGCGGGGCGTGAACGGCCACGGCGTGCCCGTGCTGTTCCTCGACGCCGCGCTACCCGCCAACGCCCCGGAAGATCAGGCCCTGACAGGTGTGCTCTACGGCGGCGACGCCCGCTACCGCCTCGCGCAAGAGGTGCTGCTCGGCTACGGGGGCATCGCAGTGCTTCGGGCGCTGGGCTACACCGACGTGCGGGCCTACCACATGAACGAAGGCCACTCGGCGTTGCTCACCCTGGCGCTCCTGGAGGAGCGCACGCGCGGCCGCGGCCTGCGCAGCGCGACCGACGCCGACCTCGAGGCCGTGCGCCGCCAGTGCGTCTTCACCACCCACACGCCCGTGCCCGCCGGGCACGATCAGTTCGGCATCGACCTCGTGCGTCAAGTGCTGGGCGCCGAGCGCGCCGCCTTCCTCGAAGGCTCGCCCGCCTGCCCCGGCGGCGTGCTGAACATGACGGCGCTCGCGCTGTACCTGGCGCGCTACGTCAACGGTGTGGCGATGCGCCACAGCGAGGTCTCGCGGCACCTGTTCCCCGCCTACCCGATCAACGCCATCACCAACGGCGTGCACGCCGTCCACTGGACCTCGCCACCCTTCGCCCGGCTGTACGACCGACACATCCCGGAGTGGCGGCGGGACAACCTCTACCTGCGGTACGCTGTGGGCATCCCGCTGGAGGAGATCCAGGCCGCCCACGCCGAGGCCGAGGCTGCGCTGCTCGCCGAGGTCGAACGCCGCACCGGAAGGCGGCTCGCCCCCGGGGTACTCACCCTGGCCTTCGCCCGTCGCGCCACCGCCTACAAGCGGGCCGACCTGCTGCTGAGCGATCCCGAGCGGCTACGGCGGATCGCACAGCAGAGCGGGGGGCTCCAGGTGCTCTACGCCGGCAAAGCGCACCCGCGCGACGACGACGGCAAGGCGCTCATCCGCCGCGTGTTCGGCATCGCGGCGGCGCTGCGCGACGCCGTGCCCATCGTCTACCTGGAAGAGTACGATCTGGCGCTGGCGCGCCTGCTGTGTGCCGGTGCGGACGTGTGGCTCAACACCCCGCAGAAACCGCAGGAGGCCTCCGGCACCAGTGGCATGAAGGCCGCGCTGAACGGCGTGCCCAGCCTGAGCGTGCTCGACGGCTGGTGGATCGAAGGGCACGTCGAGGGAGTGACCGGGTGGGCCATCGGCGACAGCAGCCCCGCCAGCGATCCCGTCGCCGAGGCCGCCAGCCTCTACCACCAGCTCGAAGCGGTCGTCGCGCCGCTGTTCTACCACCGTCCCGACGAGTTCCTACGCGTGCGCCGGGCCGCCATCGCGCTGAACGCCGCGTTCTTCAACGCGCAGCGCATGCTGGATCAGTACATCAGGAACGCGTACGTGGCCGAGTAGCGTCCCGCTGGCCATCCCAGGCAGTAGCCCCGCGCGGCCCGGAGGCGCTCCGCGACGCTCGTCCACCGTAGACACCCGGTGTAACACTTAGCGTAAACGCCCAGCGTAAACCACCCAGGGTAACCACCGAGGGTAACCACCCAGGGTAAGCACCCAGGGTAACCACCCAGGGTAACCACCCAGGGTAACCACCCAGG is a window encoding:
- the glgP gene encoding alpha-glucan family phosphorylase, which produces MTVAYFSMEVGLEPGMPTYSGGLGVLAGDTLRAAADRGLPMVGLTLLHRGGYFRQVLDEHGHQSELPVSWEPEAYMRPLPTTVTVTIEGRPVQVQPWRYLVRGVNGHGVPVLFLDAALPANAPEDQALTGVLYGGDARYRLAQEVLLGYGGIAVLRALGYTDVRAYHMNEGHSALLTLALLEERTRGRGLRSATDADLEAVRRQCVFTTHTPVPAGHDQFGIDLVRQVLGAERAAFLEGSPACPGGVLNMTALALYLARYVNGVAMRHSEVSRHLFPAYPINAITNGVHAVHWTSPPFARLYDRHIPEWRRDNLYLRYAVGIPLEEIQAAHAEAEAALLAEVERRTGRRLAPGVLTLAFARRATAYKRADLLLSDPERLRRIAQQSGGLQVLYAGKAHPRDDDGKALIRRVFGIAAALRDAVPIVYLEEYDLALARLLCAGADVWLNTPQKPQEASGTSGMKAALNGVPSLSVLDGWWIEGHVEGVTGWAIGDSSPASDPVAEAASLYHQLEAVVAPLFYHRPDEFLRVRRAAIALNAAFFNAQRMLDQYIRNAYVAE